AGGGTAACCAGCGGCGTGGGGGTCCGCGAATATTACCGGTCTCTGAGATACTCACGCGACGGGATGTACATGAAAAAGACCCTCGGCCGGCCGTAGGCTTGCATGCGGTATCCTTCATTCCCATGCAGTTGCTTACTCTCTTGCTCTCACCAGGGATCATCAGCCGATCCATGCGCCGATCCCTGCCGGTGTATCTCGCATGCCCGATGCGCAGCTATCTTCTGGCCGCAGACGCAGCAGGTTGCAATGCAACTTCCTTTCCATGTCCCGACCCCGGCGCGATGAGATCCCGAGAAGCTGCCCGACGGTGCGGGGTGCCACAGCATGATGCTCTCTCTTGCCGCTGAAGGTAAAAAAAGGTGTTAGGAAATCGGTCGGGGCAAGGCCCCGGAAAATGTTCACGCGTTGGAGACCGACATCACGACAACGTCGCGGACAGCACGCATCTCGCTGAACGGAAGCACCAGCCGCCCCTGGGCGTCGGTCTTGTACAGCCGGCTCTCTACCTCCTCGGCTGGTACGACCAGGACGTTCTGGATGTCGCCCGAGGAGGTGTTCACCAAGAAGTTCTCGATCATACCGAGGATCTGCCCGTCGTTGGTCATGACGGTCTTCCCCTTCAGCTCAGTAATGAATTTTCTCATCCCAGCTCCCTCTTATGAACATTGATACTGACTGGTGGATGCAATAGGTTGAGCATATTTCAAATTATCGTGGTCTATTATAATTCCCGCCTTCAGATCATGGGCTCTGTCCTCGGGCAGTCGTCCTACTCTGCGCATAATCCGGCCCCGGAAAAGGACGCTAGGGGGCCCCACAAGATGGGCCAGCACGTTACCGAAAGCACGAAGCAGAAAGCAAGTTTTTTAACTTCCTCTAGTCCTCCATCGGCTCAGCGGGTTGGTCAAGTTTGCTAGGCCGTGAGAAGTGGTCCGCACAAGAGAATGGGAGCGCGTTTGTAAACATCCTAGGTGACTACCGGTTCATGAGCGAGGGCCACTACGGAAGCGTGGAGGCCGAGAACGCCGGGGTCAAGGTCTATCCAACCATAAAGGAGTCATTGGACGCCTACATCGTACCGCTGTGCATGGAGCGTGCCGCAGAGGCTGGAATCTCCGTTCCTGAGTATTACATATCGAACGACTTCTTCGAGCCTCCTTGCATCGTATACCCCATCAATCCTTTCATGAAGCGGCATAGCGTGGTTTACAAGTCTGGCCATGTGAAGCGCATCGCCAAGTCGATGACGAGGAATTTCAAGTACGCCATCTGCGTCCAGAAAATTGCCGAGGATGTTGCGATCCGGGAGTACAAGTGTGTTATGGGCAACACCACCTGCGACGAGGTCCAGGACATTGCCAGTAAGGCATGGGACCTCTTCCACCTGCCCATCTGCAACCTCCGGGTCATCGAGAACGGCAAGATCATGCTAAGCGCGATCGAGCCCTGCCCGCTCCAGGACCTGGGCTCTAGGGAGCTGAAGCTTCTGAGGAAGGCGAACGAATGGCAAATATAGCCTGTTTCGTGGAGCGCTACACCGTCTCCCGGGCCGAGGAACTCACTGCGCTGGTGAATTTCAAATTGGCCGCTCACAATCTGGGCCACCAGCTGGAATACGTGTTCCGCAAGGACCTGGCCAAGATCCCGGATTACGACGCGCTGTTCATACGCTCTCTGACCGACCCCCTCAACGCCGCGTACGTCGCCGCCCGGACGGCGGAACTGCACGGTATGAAGGTCATCGACGACCCCGACTCCATTATCATCTGCTGTGACAAGATCAACATGTACATGCACCTGATGCGTGCCAGGGTCCCTATTCCTGACACCAGGTTCATCGGGAAGAGCGAGCTGGATAAGGTCACCATGGCTCAGCTGTTCGAGGATCTCGGCGCTCCCCTGGTGCTCAAGGCGCCTCACACCTCGTTCTCCATGCATGTCGACAAGGTGGACTCGGTACCCGCCTTCGAGGAGGTGGCCAGGAAGTACTTCCGCCGGGCGGATGAGATCGTAGTGCAACGGTTCGTACCCTCCCGGTTCGATTGGCGGGTGACGACGCTCAACGGTGAGATCCTCTTCGTGTGCAGATATGTCATGCCCGGTAACTCCTGGAAGATCCAGCGCAACGATAACGGGCATATAATCTGGGCGAAGATCGAGGCGGTGGACCCCGCCACCGTGGATCCCCGTCTGCTGGAGATCGGTTTGAGGGCAGCCAACGCCATCGGCAAGGGCCTCTACGGTGTTGACATCAAAGAGATCGACGGCGAGTACGTGGTCATCGAGGTGAACGACAACCCCAACATCGATGCCGGCGGTGAGGACGCCCAGAGTCCCGAAATCTACGACCGCATCGTCAGATACCTGGCCGGCGAGGCGTAGGAGAGCGTCGGCCACCGGGAGCGGGCGATGGGATATTCTTCCCGGGACGTAATACGGTACGTCGTCCCATGCCGACCGTCCGGTCCGATCCCCCATCCCGGCCGGCCCTCCGGCGCCGACCGTTGGCGTTCGCCATCATCGCAGCCGTAGCGGTGGCATTCGTCCTGTTGCCATGGCAACCGGCCCAGAGGAGTGAAGTCGTGACCGCGGTCCCCGGCACCTGGGAAATGGTGGAGACCTACGCTCCGGTGCTGAGCTTCTCCAGCGGGGAGAGGACCTTCCCTGCCCCGGTCGGGTACTTCCTGGAACGGGCCTCCTTGGTGGACCTGGCCGGCGCGATCGTGGCGGAGCGGCCGGAAGGATTGGAGGAGACGGGGTCTGGCCTGTACCTCGACTTCGGCCCCGCCGATGTCATCGACACCTACGAGCGCGACCGGCCGGGCATCGCGAATACCGTGTACGGGCGCGTGATGGAGGTCAACGACCATATTGTCCTGCAATACTGGCTCTTCTACGTCTTCAATGAGGGGAGGCTCAATGTGCATGAAGGGGACTGGGAAATGATCCAGGTAACGCTGTCACCGGACGGAGCCAGGGCGGAGAGCATAGCTCTCAGCCAACATCATTCCGGCGACTTTATTCGATGGGACGAGCTGACCGCCGTGCGGGACGAGACCCATCCAGTCATCATGATCTCCCTGGGCAGTCATGCCAATTATGTGCCGGGAGAGGACAGGCTCGATCTCGGCGACCATGCCGACGAAGGGGGCGAAGAGTGGTCTCCGGACAACTATTCACTGATGCCCATCGGCCTCGGGACGGGAGAGAACGAACCGTCCTGGCTTCGATACCAGGGTGCCTGGGG
This DNA window, taken from Methanomassiliicoccus sp., encodes the following:
- a CDS encoding RimK family alpha-L-glutamate ligase encodes the protein MANIACFVERYTVSRAEELTALVNFKLAAHNLGHQLEYVFRKDLAKIPDYDALFIRSLTDPLNAAYVAARTAELHGMKVIDDPDSIIICCDKINMYMHLMRARVPIPDTRFIGKSELDKVTMAQLFEDLGAPLVLKAPHTSFSMHVDKVDSVPAFEEVARKYFRRADEIVVQRFVPSRFDWRVTTLNGEILFVCRYVMPGNSWKIQRNDNGHIIWAKIEAVDPATVDPRLLEIGLRAANAIGKGLYGVDIKEIDGEYVVIEVNDNPNIDAGGEDAQSPEIYDRIVRYLAGEA
- a CDS encoding Vps62-related protein, translating into MPTVRSDPPSRPALRRRPLAFAIIAAVAVAFVLLPWQPAQRSEVVTAVPGTWEMVETYAPVLSFSSGERTFPAPVGYFLERASLVDLAGAIVAERPEGLEETGSGLYLDFGPADVIDTYERDRPGIANTVYGRVMEVNDHIVLQYWLFYVFNEGRLNVHEGDWEMIQVTLSPDGARAESIALSQHHSGDFIRWDELTAVRDETHPVIMISLGSHANYVPGEDRLDLGDHADEGGEEWSPDNYSLMPIGLGTGENEPSWLRYQGAWGAPAGSLGGLLGKEGPEGPMYREGGRMWSGTGWW
- a CDS encoding RimK-like ATPgrasp N-terminal domain-containing protein, yielding MLGREKWSAQENGSAFVNILGDYRFMSEGHYGSVEAENAGVKVYPTIKESLDAYIVPLCMERAAEAGISVPEYYISNDFFEPPCIVYPINPFMKRHSVVYKSGHVKRIAKSMTRNFKYAICVQKIAEDVAIREYKCVMGNTTCDEVQDIASKAWDLFHLPICNLRVIENGKIMLSAIEPCPLQDLGSRELKLLRKANEWQI
- a CDS encoding PRC-barrel domain-containing protein; this translates as MRKFITELKGKTVMTNDGQILGMIENFLVNTSSGDIQNVLVVPAEEVESRLYKTDAQGRLVLPFSEMRAVRDVVVMSVSNA